In Triticum aestivum cultivar Chinese Spring chromosome 5B, IWGSC CS RefSeq v2.1, whole genome shotgun sequence, the following proteins share a genomic window:
- the LOC123113580 gene encoding peroxisomal (S)-2-hydroxy-acid oxidase GLO1: protein MGETVTNVSEYQAIAKQKLPKMAYDYYASGAEDEWTLKENREAFSRILFRPRILIDVSTIDMTTSVLGMKISMPIMISPTAFQKMAHPEGEYATARAASAAGTVMTLSSWATSSVEEVASTGPGIRFFQLYVYKDRKVVEQLVRRAEKAGFKAIALTVDTPRLGRREADIKNRFVLPPGLTLKNFEGLNLGTMDQANDSGLASYVAGQIDRTLSWKDVKWLQSITTMPILVKGVITAEDARLAVHSGAAGIIVSNHGARQLDYVPATISALEEVVTAAQGRIPVYLDGGVRRGTDVFKALALGASGVFIGRPVVFALAAEGEAGVRNVLRMMREEFELTMALGGCTKLSDITRNHIFTEGDRLGRPLPRM, encoded by the exons ATGGGGGAGACGGTAACCAATGTATCGGAGTACCAGGCCATCGCGAAGCAGAAGCTTCCCAAGATGGCCTACGACTACTATGCATCCGGGGCGGAGGACGAGTGGACCCTCAAGGAGAACAGGGAGGCATTCTCCAGGATCCT GTTTCGCCCTCGCATACTGATCGACGTGTCGACCATCGACATGACCACATCTGTCCTGGGAATGAAGATATCCATGCCCATCATGATTTCCCCCACCGCCTTTCAGAAGATGGCTCACCCGGAAG GAGAGTACGCAACAGCACGGGCGGCGTCAGCAGCAGGAACTGTGATG ACGCTGTCATCGTGGGCTACATCCAGCGTGGAGGAGGTCGCCTCGACTGGGCCGGGGATTCGCTTCTTCCAGCTCTAC GTGTACAAGGACAGGAAGGTGGTGGAGCAGCTGGTGAGGAGGGCGGAGAAGGCCGGGTTCAAGGCCATCGCGCTTACCGTCGACACCCCGCGCCTCGGCCGCCGCGAGGCCGACATCAAGAACAGGTTCGTGCTGCCGCCGGGCCTCACGCTCAAGAACTTCGAGGGCCTCAACCTCGGCACCATGGACCAG GCCAATGATTCCGGGCTGGCGTCGTACGTCGCCGGCCAAATCGACCGCACCCTGAGCTGGAAGGACGTCAAGTGGCTGCAGAGCATCACCACCATGCCCATCCTCGTCAAGGGAGTCATCACCGCGGAGGACG CTCGGCTGGCCGTCCACTCCGGCGCGGCGGGCATCATCGTGTCCAACCACGGCGCCCGCCAGCTCGACTACGTGCCGGCCACCATCAGCGCCCTCGAGGAGGTCGTCACGGCCGCCCAGGGGCGCATCCCGGTGTACCTCGACGGAGGCGTCCGCCGCGGCACCGACGTGTTCAAGGCGCTCGCCCTCGGCGCCTCCGGCGTCTTC ATCGGGCGGCCGGTGGTGTTCGCGCTGGCGGCGGAGGGCGAGGCCGGCGTGCGGAACGTGCTGCGCATGATGCGGGAGGAGTTCGAGCTCACCATGGCGCTCGGCGGGTGCACCAAGCTCAGCGACATCACCCGCAACCACATCTTCACCGAGGGCGACCGCCTCGGGCGCCCCCTGCCGAGGATGTGA
- the LOC123113581 gene encoding peroxisomal membrane protein 13 (The sequence of the model RefSeq protein was modified relative to this genomic sequence to represent the inferred CDS: added 7 bases not found in genome assembly) yields MAGNNPPPKPWERVGTSSGPAPFKPPSGGSTSDVVEASGTAKPGEVVSASQSNAAFNVNNTVAGPVPPRPWQQQGYGNTYGGYGASTYNSYGGFGGAYSNGGLYGNNNMYSGFGGGYGSSYRGSGMYGGSMYNNGMGNPYGGMGMSPYNQGPNSFGPPAPPPGFWVSFLRVMHGIVNFSGRVAFLISQNTQAFHMFITALLQLCDKSGMLYGELARFTFRLLGIKTKPNKGRIQGAQAPSSDGPGQQFVEAPKASKNSWENVWSGDAKGM; encoded by the exons GTAATAACCCACCACCAAAGCCATGGGAGCGTGTTGGGACTTCATCTGGTCCAGCGCCTTTCAAACCCCCATCTGGAGGCAGCACTAGTGACGTTGTTGAGGCCTCTGGGACAGCAAAACCTGGGGAAGTTGTTTCTGCTTCACAGAGCAATGCTGCTTTCAACGTGAACAATACAGTTGCAGGGCCTGTGCCCCCGCGTCCCTGGCAGCAGCAAGGATACGGAAATACTTATGGGG GTTATGGTGCCAGTACCTATAATTCATATGGTGGATTTGGTGGGGCTTATAGTAACGGTGGGCTATACGGAAATAATAACATGTATTCAGGGTTTGGAGGTGGTTACGGCAGTTCATACAGGGGCTCTGGAATGTATGGTGGGTCAATGTATAATAACGGGATGGGAAATCCATACGGTGGTATGGGCATGTCTCCTTACAATCAGGGTCCTAATTCATTTGGTCCTCCAGCACCACCCCCAGGTTTCTGGGTGTCCTTCCTACGAGTG ATGCATGGGATTGTGAATTTCTCTGGACGAGTTGCTTTCCTTATCAGCCAGAATACTCAGGCATTCCACATGTTCATCACAGCTCTTTTGCAG CTATGTGATAAGTCTGGTATGCTTTATGGTGAGCTTGCGAGATTCACATTTCGATTGCTGGGGATCAAAACCAAACCAAATAAGGGCAGAATTCAGGGTGCACAAGCTCCATCATCGGATGGGCCTGGCCAGCAGTTCGTTGAGGCACCAAAAGCTAGCAAGAACTCATGGGAGAACGTCTGGAGCGGCGATGCTAAGGGAATGTGA